In one Halorubrum sp. CBA1229 genomic region, the following are encoded:
- a CDS encoding flagellin produces the protein MGVSVSASTAIIVAGLFFAFTAFYPVAANGFDRVTDAQQGIQERSLERQNTDFAVTNATYDDTTLTVTATNDGSVGLVASDATLVVGNEYVDVGGPNANTTVDGDADTELWLGGETLTVTVEEADLSTDVVANETRVVLVVESGVRDTASVTGVSA, from the coding sequence ATGGGCGTTAGCGTCTCCGCGTCGACGGCCATCATCGTCGCGGGGCTGTTCTTCGCGTTCACCGCGTTCTACCCCGTCGCGGCCAACGGCTTCGACCGCGTCACCGACGCCCAACAGGGGATCCAAGAGCGATCGCTGGAGCGGCAGAACACCGACTTCGCCGTGACGAACGCGACGTACGACGACACGACGCTGACGGTCACCGCCACCAACGACGGCTCGGTCGGACTGGTCGCGAGCGACGCGACGCTCGTCGTCGGCAACGAGTACGTCGACGTGGGCGGACCGAACGCGAACACGACCGTCGACGGCGACGCCGACACCGAGCTCTGGCTCGGCGGCGAGACGCTGACGGTGACCGTCGAGGAGGCGGACCTCTCGACCGACGTGGTCGCGAACGAGACCCGCGTCGTCCTCGTCGTCGAGTCCGGCGTGCGGGACACGGCGAGCGTCACGGGGGTGAGCGCGTAG
- a CDS encoding FlaD/FlaE family flagellar protein produces the protein MGLELPVWGAPTATWIVATLGLVGASVLDRFLDDGGSDDDSGGMGGDDDPFGGGGMDGGGGGGMGGGMGGGGGMGDDFDDFDGMDEWDDGFDDDGGGGGADTGELENRLDDLENEVASLSSTVSTVRSENEEISAAVDDIEEDVRNLLDIYEMVTRGINPFVDESSGFDSVSGGGEGSFGLFDDDDEADEEADGLDEDVANADADGFFDDDMLDDDFDDGGDEFDELDGEPDDDHTDDGDSADASSETAAADDGDDMNDDGKSFSELKEEYDAGEADWADEDGGDADAPADEDPFDDGDAFDDGLGDETDSFDDGLGDETDPFDDGVDDGVESFDEGMDSFEEEPATGAGASADGREPEPEPEPEPEPDPAADRTRGPQPGGDPAEANGGGFEYVGEDDLSGGRGKPYLTELPGDYVGDLLVMEWLEFLVSESDVTDAVRAINYYERIEWVGPDAAARLRDFLSGFGTIDRNLVDRPGTDRLVREHHTRSLRYVTQLNGTSGHLLLLDRWDDLAGGSLVGGGPPPVGSRGRGRDRREDRGGRRRGGHEKRRREDRDGRRTDSEGSRADGRANGHAERDERGDRRAERSSERPEGRDRNGGSPRPMNDPNPRSDRADPADGGWGDGR, from the coding sequence ATGGGCCTCGAACTACCGGTGTGGGGAGCTCCAACGGCCACCTGGATAGTCGCCACGCTGGGGCTCGTCGGTGCGAGCGTCCTCGACCGCTTTCTCGACGACGGCGGCTCCGACGACGACTCCGGTGGCATGGGCGGCGACGACGACCCCTTCGGCGGCGGAGGGATGGACGGCGGCGGTGGCGGTGGCATGGGCGGCGGCATGGGTGGCGGCGGTGGCATGGGCGACGACTTCGACGACTTCGACGGGATGGACGAGTGGGACGACGGCTTCGACGACGACGGTGGCGGCGGCGGCGCCGACACCGGCGAGCTGGAGAACCGGCTCGACGACCTGGAGAACGAGGTCGCCTCGCTCTCCTCGACGGTGTCCACGGTCCGCTCGGAGAACGAGGAGATCTCGGCCGCGGTCGACGACATCGAGGAGGACGTCAGGAACCTGCTCGATATCTACGAGATGGTCACCCGCGGGATCAACCCCTTCGTCGACGAGTCCAGCGGCTTCGACAGCGTCAGCGGCGGCGGCGAGGGGTCGTTCGGGCTCTTCGACGACGACGACGAGGCGGACGAAGAGGCGGACGGGCTCGACGAGGACGTCGCGAACGCGGACGCCGACGGGTTCTTCGACGACGACATGCTCGACGACGACTTCGACGACGGCGGCGACGAGTTCGACGAGCTGGACGGGGAACCGGACGACGACCACACGGACGACGGCGACTCCGCCGACGCCTCGTCCGAGACCGCGGCGGCGGACGACGGAGACGACATGAACGACGACGGAAAGAGCTTCAGCGAACTGAAAGAGGAGTACGACGCCGGGGAGGCCGACTGGGCCGACGAGGACGGGGGCGACGCGGACGCCCCCGCGGACGAGGACCCGTTCGACGACGGGGACGCGTTCGACGACGGCCTCGGCGACGAGACGGACTCGTTCGACGACGGCCTCGGCGACGAGACGGACCCGTTCGACGACGGCGTCGACGACGGCGTCGAGTCGTTCGACGAGGGGATGGACTCGTTCGAGGAGGAGCCGGCGACCGGCGCGGGCGCCTCGGCGGACGGCCGCGAGCCCGAACCCGAGCCCGAACCCGAACCGGAGCCCGACCCAGCGGCCGACCGCACGCGCGGTCCGCAGCCCGGGGGGGACCCGGCCGAGGCGAACGGCGGCGGCTTCGAGTACGTCGGCGAGGACGACCTCTCCGGCGGCCGGGGGAAGCCGTACCTCACGGAGCTGCCCGGCGACTACGTCGGCGACCTGCTCGTGATGGAGTGGCTGGAGTTCCTCGTCTCCGAGAGCGACGTCACCGACGCGGTGCGCGCGATCAACTACTACGAGCGCATCGAGTGGGTCGGCCCGGACGCCGCGGCGCGGCTCCGCGACTTCCTCTCCGGGTTCGGCACGATCGACCGGAACCTCGTCGACCGGCCGGGGACGGACCGGCTGGTCCGCGAGCACCACACCCGGAGCCTCCGGTACGTGACGCAGCTCAACGGCACGAGCGGCCACCTCCTGCTGCTCGACCGATGGGACGACCTCGCCGGCGGCTCGCTGGTCGGCGGCGGCCCGCCGCCGGTCGGCTCCCGCGGTCGGGGACGCGACCGGCGCGAGGACCGCGGCGGCCGGCGGCGCGGCGGCCACGAGAAACGCCGGCGCGAGGATCGCGACGGACGCCGGACCGATAGCGAGGGAAGCCGGGCCGACGGACGAGCGAACGGGCATGCCGAGCGAGACGAGCGCGGCGACCGGCGGGCGGAACGGAGCAGCGAGCGACCGGAGGGCCGCGATCGGAACGGTGGTTCCCCGCGACCCATGAACGACCCGAACCCGCGTTCCGACCGCGCTGACCCGGCCGACGGAGGGTGGGGAGATGGGCGTTAG
- a CDS encoding chemotaxis protein CheD has translation MSHPSSSRGRGSHRDESGGDTSRDADGSRDAGAPGSDAPERRIKVGVGELAVATNGETLTTSGLGSCVAVALADERAGVRGLLHAMLPTSDETRTAAARRGKYVDAGIDALVDDLVAAGAASGRLEARVAGGAEMLDLTDAVGPRNVERAERRLASAGVPIVASDVGDGVGRTVRFRPDGGLVVRAADGFERTL, from the coding sequence GTGAGCCACCCCTCGTCGTCCCGCGGCCGCGGGTCGCACCGCGACGAGAGCGGCGGCGACACGAGCCGCGACGCCGACGGAAGTCGCGACGCCGGCGCCCCCGGTAGCGACGCGCCCGAGCGTCGGATCAAGGTCGGCGTGGGCGAGCTGGCCGTCGCGACGAACGGGGAGACGCTGACGACGAGCGGGCTCGGCTCCTGCGTCGCGGTCGCGCTCGCCGACGAGCGGGCGGGCGTCCGCGGGCTTCTCCACGCGATGTTGCCGACGAGCGACGAGACGCGGACGGCCGCCGCCCGCCGAGGGAAGTACGTCGACGCCGGCATCGACGCGCTCGTGGACGACCTCGTCGCGGCCGGCGCCGCGTCCGGCCGATTGGAGGCGCGCGTCGCCGGGGGCGCGGAGATGCTCGATCTCACCGACGCCGTCGGTCCGCGGAACGTCGAGCGGGCTGAGCGCCGGCTCGCGTCGGCCGGCGTCCCGATCGTCGCCAGCGACGTCGGCGACGGCGTCGGCCGGACGGTCCGGTTCAGGCCGGACGGCGGGCTCGTCGTCCGGGCGGCCGACGGGTTCGAACGCACCCTCTAA
- a CDS encoding chemotaxis protein CheC: MRVDVRALGACNRLAEQGAEQAAGALSDLTGTDLAVEVTGASVASGEDLAEAFTGRESIGVSVGLRGGLDGEAVLAFDAANVDALLSLLPGGASMERSAVTEVGNIALGGFLDGWANYLGKAIDMTPPRYFEADGAAVLPDGALAGDGVFLFESRLDATTTDLDFSIYMLPDSGPFRDLIVGKTAPAATAGAEGAGDGAAGEAGTTAVPYESLSTFASLAKRGSANAADNIAMMTGLETTVDVSRLRFVPLADVPAEVGVEPHAGTVFELQGEPSGYLAILFEEESAATIAAAMLPSEPDEPLGGMAENALCELGNVMTSGFIDGWANVLGTSISHSPPEFVHDIGSSTISPLVAKLSRRQDYGFVIDAAIQTEGVQARCDVYALPDERELARALDRLSET, encoded by the coding sequence ATGCGGGTCGACGTCCGGGCGCTCGGCGCGTGCAACCGTCTCGCAGAGCAGGGCGCCGAACAGGCCGCCGGCGCCCTCTCCGATCTCACGGGGACCGACCTCGCGGTGGAGGTCACGGGCGCGAGCGTCGCCAGCGGCGAGGACCTCGCCGAGGCGTTCACCGGCCGCGAGTCGATCGGCGTGAGCGTCGGGCTCCGCGGCGGGTTAGACGGCGAGGCGGTGCTCGCGTTCGACGCCGCCAACGTCGACGCCCTGCTCTCGCTGCTGCCCGGCGGCGCCTCGATGGAGCGAAGCGCGGTGACCGAGGTCGGCAACATCGCGCTCGGCGGCTTCCTCGACGGCTGGGCGAACTACCTCGGGAAGGCGATCGACATGACGCCGCCGCGCTACTTCGAGGCCGACGGCGCCGCCGTCCTCCCGGACGGGGCGCTCGCCGGCGACGGCGTGTTCCTCTTCGAGAGCCGGCTGGACGCGACGACGACCGACCTCGACTTCTCTATTTATATGCTGCCCGACTCCGGCCCCTTCCGCGACCTCATCGTCGGGAAGACCGCGCCGGCCGCGACGGCGGGCGCCGAGGGGGCGGGGGACGGGGCCGCCGGCGAGGCCGGCACCACCGCCGTCCCGTACGAGTCGCTGTCGACGTTCGCGTCGCTGGCGAAGCGCGGGTCGGCGAACGCCGCCGACAACATCGCGATGATGACGGGCCTCGAGACGACCGTCGACGTGAGCCGGCTGCGGTTCGTCCCGCTCGCCGACGTGCCCGCCGAGGTCGGCGTCGAGCCGCACGCCGGGACGGTCTTCGAGCTGCAGGGGGAGCCGAGCGGCTACCTCGCGATCCTCTTCGAGGAGGAGTCGGCGGCGACGATCGCGGCGGCGATGCTCCCGAGCGAGCCGGACGAGCCGCTCGGCGGGATGGCGGAGAACGCGCTCTGCGAGCTCGGCAACGTGATGACGAGCGGGTTCATCGACGGCTGGGCGAACGTGCTCGGCACCTCGATCAGCCACTCGCCGCCCGAGTTCGTCCACGACATCGGTTCGTCGACGATCAGCCCGCTGGTCGCCAAGCTGAGCCGGCGGCAGGACTACGGGTTCGTGATCGACGCCGCGATCCAGACGGAGGGCGTGCAGGCGCGGTGCGACGTGTACGCGCTCCCGGACGAGCGCGAACTGGCGCGGGCCCTCGACCGTCTCTCCGAGACGTGA
- the cheY gene encoding chemotaxis protein CheY — MATRVLIADDSEFMRNLLREILEGEFEIVGEAENGVEAVNMYEEHGPDLVMMDIVMPIRDGIEATTEILEENPEATVIMCTSVGQEEKMKAAIKAGAEGYITKPFQKPNVLDAIGSAV; from the coding sequence ATGGCAACGCGCGTGCTTATCGCGGACGACTCGGAGTTTATGCGGAACCTCCTCCGGGAGATACTGGAGGGGGAGTTCGAGATCGTCGGCGAGGCCGAAAACGGCGTGGAGGCGGTCAATATGTACGAGGAGCACGGCCCCGACCTCGTGATGATGGACATCGTGATGCCGATCCGCGACGGGATCGAGGCGACGACGGAGATCTTAGAGGAGAACCCCGAGGCGACGGTGATCATGTGCACCAGCGTCGGGCAAGAGGAGAAGATGAAGGCCGCCATCAAGGCCGGTGCCGAGGGGTACATCACGAAGCCGTTCCAGAAGCCGAACGTGCTCGACGCCATCGGATCGGCGGTATAA
- a CDS encoding BGTF surface domain-containing protein, translating into MTSRSPRDGADRSDRAATADSEGRRVGSRGARRGEPAESDGEAVALRSRLSTLGTVLVALAVLCSVLGAGPIGPAAAALAGGDAAASDGAVPSAGDEVAPAIETGETAAPGGAVSREIDGSFSRPTYTGTAGDPVEIRHVVDTSGGDTAYLLVGGNRLTDSGGTVGFVDVLKVGDGSTTINTRLLGTNESGVKSCSADRVNCSLEFKNEDGDVVADSLANLSGVGSTGAGGLARPLVPERYRLAITNGTFIVRDSGAIDPVEVAAESDLVLEEPGFHDEAEVFTTADSDVIADGGDDGEGTESLAALREAGLDRTAVTKGDRVVLGFEATGIWGAMAHFAERRSGESDDGTAIEAGTTLNHTVLVDLLEAEEGVSLTVRQTNPGRNEPRAELDLADADSDDVSLFLAEESELERGDADRNGVPGRFYLAIDTSDGGAFTHDVEPGDEFAVEFALEGTDGERYRFGDGGGEPPAAFGAQSATDEDVAEQYPYHGTGDGRVSAEASFSVRERYLRYDHVTDDGTVLVETGDGTITGTTTILPVAELSATIVRDTNETPSRTESELAIEDGNFSADSGLADVAPGTRASYRLYRGQSLQDSREVLVVDNATDPRRLRLANGTTTNLTVTRGESLAALSATVRNVGQLRDRERLTLDVDDGEIVEERYVTVAPQAETNETFGGFDADLEPGEYPYSLAIDGDRVNGTLIVEADPAVTRVDETDGNSSESTDGGEGSGDGDDGASDGDDAGDSTGNGSADEGPNESGSEGDDGETPTEEPDGAPATLLPFGIGTRETFGGTVLVGATYLLGHWI; encoded by the coding sequence ATGACCTCCAGATCTCCACGGGACGGCGCGGATCGGTCCGACAGAGCGGCGACCGCCGATTCAGAGGGCCGCCGCGTCGGGTCCCGCGGCGCCCGCCGCGGGGAACCCGCGGAGAGCGACGGGGAGGCCGTCGCGCTGCGCTCTCGGCTCTCGACGCTGGGAACCGTGCTGGTCGCCCTCGCGGTGCTCTGCTCGGTCCTCGGCGCCGGGCCGATCGGTCCCGCCGCGGCGGCGCTCGCGGGAGGGGACGCGGCGGCGAGCGACGGAGCGGTACCGTCCGCCGGCGACGAGGTCGCTCCGGCGATCGAAACCGGCGAAACTGCGGCGCCGGGCGGCGCCGTCAGCCGAGAGATCGACGGCTCATTCAGCCGACCGACGTACACCGGAACGGCGGGTGACCCGGTGGAGATCAGACACGTCGTCGACACCTCCGGGGGCGACACCGCGTACCTGCTGGTCGGCGGCAACCGCCTCACCGATTCCGGCGGGACGGTCGGATTCGTCGACGTGCTCAAGGTGGGAGACGGGTCGACGACGATCAACACGCGGCTCCTCGGGACGAACGAGAGCGGCGTCAAGAGCTGTAGCGCCGACCGCGTGAACTGCTCGCTTGAGTTCAAAAACGAGGACGGCGACGTGGTCGCCGACAGCCTCGCGAACCTCTCCGGGGTCGGCTCGACGGGCGCGGGCGGGCTCGCGCGGCCCCTCGTTCCGGAGCGGTACCGGCTCGCGATCACCAACGGCACGTTCATCGTCCGCGATTCGGGCGCGATAGACCCGGTCGAGGTGGCCGCGGAGTCCGACCTCGTGTTGGAGGAACCGGGATTCCACGACGAGGCCGAGGTCTTCACGACCGCGGACTCGGACGTGATCGCCGACGGGGGGGACGACGGGGAAGGGACCGAGTCGCTCGCAGCCCTCAGGGAGGCCGGACTCGACCGAACGGCGGTGACGAAGGGCGACCGCGTCGTGCTCGGCTTCGAGGCGACCGGGATCTGGGGCGCGATGGCGCACTTCGCGGAGCGGCGGTCCGGCGAGTCGGACGACGGGACCGCGATCGAGGCCGGGACGACGCTCAACCACACCGTCCTCGTCGATCTCCTCGAGGCCGAGGAGGGCGTCTCGCTGACGGTCCGGCAGACGAATCCCGGGCGGAACGAACCCCGGGCGGAGCTCGATCTCGCGGACGCCGACTCCGACGACGTCAGCCTCTTTCTTGCGGAGGAATCGGAGCTCGAACGCGGGGACGCCGACAGGAACGGAGTGCCCGGCCGCTTCTACCTCGCGATCGACACGAGCGACGGCGGCGCGTTCACCCACGACGTCGAGCCGGGCGACGAGTTCGCGGTCGAGTTCGCCTTAGAGGGGACCGACGGCGAGCGGTATCGGTTCGGCGACGGCGGGGGCGAGCCGCCGGCGGCGTTCGGAGCGCAGTCGGCGACGGACGAGGACGTGGCGGAGCAGTACCCGTATCACGGAACCGGCGACGGCCGGGTGAGCGCCGAGGCGTCGTTCAGCGTTCGGGAGCGGTACCTCCGGTACGACCACGTCACGGACGACGGCACCGTCCTCGTCGAGACTGGCGACGGGACGATAACGGGCACGACCACGATTCTGCCCGTGGCGGAGCTGTCGGCGACGATCGTCAGGGACACCAACGAGACCCCGTCCCGGACCGAGTCCGAGCTGGCGATCGAGGACGGGAACTTCTCCGCGGACAGCGGGCTCGCCGACGTGGCGCCCGGGACCAGAGCGAGCTACCGGCTCTACCGGGGGCAGTCGCTACAGGACAGCCGGGAGGTCCTCGTCGTTGACAACGCCACGGACCCACGGCGACTCCGACTGGCGAACGGGACGACGACCAACCTCACGGTGACCCGCGGCGAGTCGCTGGCGGCCCTCTCCGCGACGGTGCGGAACGTCGGGCAGCTGCGCGACCGGGAACGCCTGACGCTCGACGTCGACGACGGTGAGATCGTCGAAGAGCGATACGTCACGGTCGCGCCGCAGGCCGAGACGAACGAGACGTTCGGCGGGTTCGACGCCGACCTAGAGCCGGGCGAGTACCCGTACTCGCTCGCGATCGACGGAGACCGAGTGAACGGAACGCTGATTGTGGAAGCCGACCCCGCGGTGACGCGCGTCGATGAGACCGACGGAAACAGTTCGGAGTCGACCGACGGGGGCGAGGGGAGCGGCGACGGCGATGACGGGGCGAGCGACGGCGACGACGCCGGCGACTCGACCGGGAACGGCTCGGCAGACGAGGGGCCGAACGAGTCCGGATCGGAGGGAGACGACGGCGAGACGCCGACCGAGGAGCCCGACGGGGCGCCGGCGACGCTCCTCCCGTTCGGAATCGGGACGCGCGAGACGTTCGGCGGGACCGTCCTCGTCGGCGCGACGTACCTCCTCGGGCACTGGATCTGA
- a CDS encoding zinc ribbon domain-containing protein: MKTCPRCESSIDDEARYCVDCGAPQTEAAAEELDEYVQRQAQQVAADSGAAGGGGTDGGSGDGGVAGFVPTEELTDREQLWRRGCYVAGYGTIVVALTLVPQAGAFLLVLGGIAILPPVRRLTAEPLGSPLKREVMAGLYAILALLGAVLLFVL, encoded by the coding sequence ATGAAGACCTGTCCCCGGTGCGAGTCGTCGATCGACGACGAGGCCCGCTACTGCGTCGACTGCGGCGCCCCCCAGACCGAGGCGGCCGCCGAAGAGCTCGACGAGTACGTGCAGCGACAGGCGCAGCAGGTCGCCGCCGACTCGGGGGCGGCGGGCGGCGGTGGCACCGACGGCGGATCCGGCGACGGAGGCGTGGCCGGCTTCGTACCGACCGAGGAGCTCACCGACCGCGAACAGCTCTGGCGGCGCGGCTGTTACGTCGCGGGGTACGGCACGATCGTCGTCGCGCTCACGCTGGTCCCGCAGGCCGGTGCGTTCCTCCTGGTTCTCGGCGGGATCGCCATCTTACCGCCGGTCCGCCGGCTGACGGCGGAGCCGCTCGGGAGTCCGCTGAAGCGCGAGGTGATGGCCGGGCTGTACGCGATCCTCGCCCTGCTCGGTGCGGTGCTGCTGTTCGTTTTATAA
- a CDS encoding archaellin/type IV pilin N-terminal domain-containing protein — MFEFINNSEDRGQVGIGTLIVFIAMVLVAAIAAGVLINTAGFLQSQAEATGQESTDLVSERIDVSSEVGIVGNASSGELEEIRVSVSGAAGSSQIDLSETTIQAVGPNGQANLVFTDEAANGTTLDSSYNASYLNQSEFGVQNSSGAWVAGDDAVLNGEEDYTIVLNPGAEPFGSLTSANDSTGVRNGDTFTFAHLTSDEAFGQSDTSSLEIVSPSSATTSVELNSPDLYSEDGEAVRL, encoded by the coding sequence ATGTTCGAGTTTATCAACAATAGTGAGGACCGCGGTCAAGTGGGGATCGGGACCCTCATCGTGTTCATCGCGATGGTGCTGGTGGCAGCGATCGCCGCCGGTGTTCTGATCAACACGGCCGGCTTCCTCCAATCACAGGCTGAAGCGACGGGTCAAGAGAGTACAGACCTCGTGTCCGAGCGTATCGACGTTTCGAGTGAAGTCGGTATCGTGGGTAACGCGAGCTCCGGGGAACTTGAAGAAATTCGGGTGAGTGTCTCCGGTGCGGCCGGTTCCAGTCAAATAGACTTGTCAGAGACGACTATCCAAGCCGTTGGTCCGAACGGGCAGGCGAATCTTGTGTTTACTGATGAAGCCGCAAACGGAACGACACTGGATAGCAGTTACAACGCAAGCTACCTCAACCAGAGCGAATTCGGGGTACAGAACAGCTCCGGTGCCTGGGTTGCGGGCGACGACGCGGTACTGAACGGTGAGGAAGATTACACGATCGTCCTCAACCCCGGTGCAGAACCGTTCGGTAGCCTGACGAGCGCTAATGATAGTACTGGTGTTCGTAACGGTGATACGTTCACCTTCGCACATCTGACCAGTGATGAGGCGTTCGGTCAGAGCGATACCTCGTCGCTCGAGATCGTCTCGCCGTCGTCGGCAACGACTTCCGTCGAGCTCAATTCGCCCGACCTCTACAGCGAGGACGGCGAAGCGGTCCGGCTCTAA
- a CDS encoding archaellin/type IV pilin N-terminal domain-containing protein yields the protein MFETILDEEERGQVGIGTLIVFIAMVLVAAIAAGVLINTAGFLQTQAEATGEESTSQVSDRLQIVSQSGNVTDLNISNTSTERAIDELQITVAQSPGAGNIDLTEVSVELIGTGGQVTGELSENEIDMFTGETGDEVVLTDTGDRAEITLNLNDSDGEFGYNLDPDGSDGGLNAGDSLSVTFTTASGATTSAELRVPTTLTEDQTSVRL from the coding sequence ATGTTCGAAACCATACTGGACGAGGAAGAGCGCGGGCAAGTGGGGATCGGGACCCTCATCGTGTTCATCGCGATGGTGCTGGTGGCGGCGATCGCCGCCGGCGTCCTGATCAACACGGCCGGCTTCCTCCAGACGCAGGCGGAGGCGACGGGCGAAGAAAGTACGAGTCAGGTGAGCGACCGGCTGCAGATTGTTAGCCAGTCCGGGAACGTCACTGATTTGAATATTAGTAACACGAGTACGGAGCGTGCGATCGACGAACTCCAGATCACCGTCGCACAATCCCCAGGTGCCGGGAATATCGACCTTACTGAAGTGAGTGTTGAGCTGATCGGTACTGGTGGACAGGTCACAGGTGAACTCTCGGAAAACGAGATCGACATGTTCACCGGCGAAACCGGTGATGAAGTCGTCCTGACAGACACGGGTGACCGCGCAGAGATCACGCTGAATCTCAACGATAGCGACGGCGAATTCGGATACAATTTGGATCCGGACGGGAGCGACGGCGGTTTGAATGCCGGCGACAGTCTCTCGGTGACGTTCACGACCGCGTCCGGGGCGACCACAAGTGCTGAGCTGCGTGTCCCGACGACACTGACTGAAGATCAAACCTCGGTGAGGCTGTAA
- a CDS encoding helix-turn-helix domain-containing protein yields the protein MVGDDLITVLGNKYNTDILTATGDAMSAQDLSDELDVPIATCYRRINELEEADLLELHDRPLSDEHRRVKVYRRKVDGVEVDFRDGLTIEVEERSAVKNRLDDVWRDLSSSQ from the coding sequence ATGGTGGGGGACGATCTGATCACGGTTCTCGGTAACAAGTACAACACGGACATTCTGACGGCGACCGGCGACGCGATGTCCGCGCAGGATCTGAGCGACGAGCTCGACGTCCCGATCGCGACGTGTTACCGCCGGATCAACGAGCTCGAGGAGGCCGACTTACTCGAGCTGCACGACCGGCCGCTCTCGGACGAGCACCGCCGGGTGAAGGTGTACCGCCGGAAGGTCGACGGCGTCGAGGTCGACTTCCGCGACGGGCTCACGATCGAGGTCGAGGAGCGCTCCGCGGTGAAAAACCGGCTCGACGACGTGTGGCGCGACCTCTCGTCGAGTCAGTAG
- a CDS encoding ATPase domain-containing protein, whose protein sequence is MSELVSTGVEGLDSILTGGITERSTVLVSGNPGTGKSIFGIQYLHHGVTEHDERGVYVSFEEDEADIRGAAESIGLDGFGDAVDDGDIVILDKREMLRETDFSTAVDRLLDTIEDGGFDRLVLDSLSMFQLFFDAEQEKRTYLLKFSDILKANGLTSLLINEQGAVFPDTEVGLENFLTDGNIYFIQTPTDSGVNRYVWVAKMRKQDIDTDIFPMEIGEGGITVHERAGGFSMMGGSEGPSF, encoded by the coding sequence ATGTCAGAACTCGTCTCCACCGGGGTCGAGGGGCTCGACTCGATCCTCACCGGCGGCATCACGGAGCGGTCGACGGTACTCGTCTCCGGGAACCCCGGGACCGGCAAGAGCATCTTCGGTATCCAGTACCTCCATCACGGCGTCACCGAACACGACGAGCGCGGCGTGTACGTCTCCTTCGAGGAGGACGAGGCGGACATCCGCGGCGCCGCGGAGTCGATCGGTCTCGACGGGTTCGGCGACGCCGTCGACGACGGCGACATCGTGATCTTGGACAAGCGAGAGATGCTGCGCGAGACCGACTTCTCGACGGCGGTCGACCGCCTGCTCGACACGATCGAGGACGGCGGGTTCGACCGGCTCGTGCTCGACTCGCTGTCGATGTTCCAGCTCTTCTTCGACGCCGAACAGGAGAAGCGGACGTACCTCCTGAAGTTCTCCGACATCCTCAAGGCGAACGGGTTGACCTCGCTGCTCATCAACGAGCAGGGCGCCGTGTTCCCGGACACCGAGGTCGGACTGGAGAACTTCCTCACCGACGGGAACATCTACTTCATCCAGACGCCGACGGACTCGGGCGTCAACCGGTACGTCTGGGTGGCGAAGATGCGGAAACAGGACATCGACACCGACATCTTCCCGATGGAGATCGGCGAAGGGGGGATCACCGTCCACGAGCGGGCCGGCGGGTTCTCGATGATGGGAGGGTCCGAGGGACCGTCGTTTTGA
- a CDS encoding HalX domain-containing protein — protein sequence MSDLSILIVEDEPDIAALYAGFLDGRYEVDLAETAAEAIDQVDASVDVVLLDRRLPDGSGDDVLERIREAGYDCRVAMVTAVEPDFDIIDMGFDLYLTKPVSRSNLLTAIDTLLTRSEYDDLVQEAAALASKRAVLSSQKPAAQREGNEAYADLVERLEALDADIDDLGESLSSDDYRAMFRDLGEA from the coding sequence GTGAGCGACCTCTCGATCCTGATCGTGGAAGACGAGCCCGACATCGCCGCGCTGTACGCCGGCTTCCTCGACGGGCGGTACGAGGTCGATCTCGCCGAAACCGCCGCCGAGGCGATCGATCAGGTCGACGCGAGCGTCGACGTGGTGCTCCTCGATCGCCGGCTCCCGGACGGAAGCGGCGACGACGTGCTCGAACGCATCCGCGAGGCCGGCTACGACTGTCGGGTCGCGATGGTCACCGCCGTCGAGCCCGACTTCGACATCATCGATATGGGGTTCGACCTGTACCTCACCAAGCCCGTCAGCCGGTCGAACCTGCTGACGGCGATCGACACCCTGCTCACCCGCAGCGAGTACGACGATCTCGTCCAGGAGGCGGCGGCACTGGCGAGCAAGCGCGCGGTGCTAAGCTCCCAGAAGCCCGCCGCCCAGCGCGAGGGGAACGAGGCGTACGCCGACCTCGTCGAGCGCTTGGAGGCCCTCGACGCCGACATCGACGACCTCGGCGAATCGCTCTCCTCCGACGACTACCGCGCGATGTTCCGCGACCTCGGCGAGGCCTGA